The DNA region GTGTGAGACAAAGAAAAAGCTTGGGCTCCCAAGCTGAAGAACACACTGTTTATTTTGCGTGCTTTATTTATAGAGGAATAGTGCCGCCATACTGCCTATTTTGGGGTTTGTCTACTTCTATCGATGATACAGACAGCgagttttgttttcacttaCAGTGCATGGACAGAAGATGGCCGTTCCCTGTACACACACAtgcatatatattatatatttcaaaatgtttagcTAGACTCTCAGCCACTGTGGCTTGTCAGGAAGAGCAAACTTTTTCTGAGATTGAAGAACGGCAAGAGGAATAATCTCTAAGGCATTAACACAGAACTTCTCTTCACAAAGCATCAGTCAGGTGGAGGGGATTTAGGGAGGCAAGATTATATGGAGGACAGATTCTGGAAAGGTAAATATGAAATCGATGTGGTCATTTCACAATACTAGGAAAAAGAACTCTCAAAAGTCACTGTTAACAACCAAGGACACATACATCTCCTTAATTAGAATTCTTCAGCACAGCATAGCTAACTTCAGCCACTTAATACCTTTAAGGTTTAAAGTGTGATTTAAGAACACAAAAGTCATATTAtgcttataaataaatatacaccAGAAGGAATTAGAAGCATCTCCAGAAGGTCCTGCTTTCTAGCTTAGCTAATTATTAATTGCcatcagctacagtatactgtatcattcTGCTACTCACGGCTGGCTGCTCATCTGGTGTGCagggtgagcctggtcagtacctggatgggagactcctgggaaagctaaggttggtgctggaagagCTGCTAGTGGGACCAATAGGGGTCAcgcaccctgcggtctgtgtgggtcctaatgccccagtatattgacagggacgctatactgtgaaaaaggagatgtgcttcagatgagatgtcaaaccgaggtcctgactctctgtaattattaaaaatcccagggtgtttctcgaaaagagtagggtgttACTCtggtgttctggccaaatttccaagcctggattttaccaatcatgacctcctaataacccccatctctgaattggcttcatccctgttctcctccccactgagagctggtgtgtggggagcggactggtgcactatggctgccatctcatcatccaggtagggctgcacattggcggtggtggaggagatccccattacctgtaaagcgcttttgagtggagtgtccaggaaggTGCTATGTAATTGTAAAGAGTATGATTATTATTTCCTGCTGGGAATTCACTGTTCTTGACCACCGCATCTTTCTTGGCTTGGCTCTGGACCGCTCCAGACAAGAGCGACTGCGCGAGGGGTCCTCGCTGGGCCTGGCGGGCGGGCGGGTTACCTTGCCGTTCTTCCTGTGGTAGTAGCTGAGCACGGGAAACCGCCCCCCCTGCCTGAATCGGGCGGCTCTCCTCAGCTGCTCGTCCTCCACAGCCCTGGGGACGATGATGGTGGGGGGGTAGGTGGGACACACAGAGAAGTCCCTGTTCACGTCACTCAGTCTCCAGCGCTCACTCTGCAAGACAGGAGCCCGACGAGGCGCGGTTTCTAAATCAACTGGGCAGCAGGCAGCAGGGACAGTGCTTTCTACTAGAAGTGAAGTCAAAATGACTCATGATAGGATCTCCTGTACGATGTGGGCGGACAGCATGTCACTTTTTTCTATGTGTTCACAGAAGCCTCACGGCTTTTATTCTCTCCTGAAATGGTTTTCAAGCAGTGGGAGGGCAGCAGGGTGGAGTGGCTGCTATGTTTTTCTTCCAACCAGTTATTAAACTTTAGCAAGTAAAGGGTTTTTGCCGTCTTGTTAAGCAGGGTTTCAGAGTTTCACTTGTCTTGTCCTACTTCCCCCCTTGAGCAGGAAGTGATACCTGCACACCCTCGCCTGTGCCCACCCTGTCACTTCCTTCTCCTCTCTGAATTGCTTCCTGTCGCGTTACTGAGAGAGGCGGCACGTGCTGAAAGTCAGAAACATGCCTCTGATTTCGCTATGTGTTCACCTTTGTTGCTTTTCCCCCAAAGACTCAATCTAACTGTAGCCATAGGACTCAGACATGAAATGCTAAACTTTTTTTGTGTGAGGACTTTTCTTTTAGCATGATCTCGGCTGTTTTCTGGGGGGTGGAAGCATCAGGTCTGGTGCTTAAAGCATTAGAAACTGTCTGCAGCCCGCTGTAGGCGTGCTTACGTGAATAGCTATTTGCTGAAAGTCCTCCTCGGGGGTAGACAAGCCCCACTTGTTCTGCAGGCTCAGTGTAGTGGGTCTGTAGAAGAAGGGGTACATCTCTGTCACTGACTCCAGGGAGGAGAGAGCCTGGAAAGACACCAGCAGGAGGAAATGCATCAGTAAGCCTTGCGAGATGTTGGTTTTAGTTACACAAGGGAGCTGTTGAAGTGTCAGCACCACCAGGCAACCTAGAGAGTGTTGAGCAGCAGTTGTTTTACCTCAATAGAGCTGGCAACGTTCAGACACTCCTCCATGCCAGGGATGTCCAGCTGTAGGACACTGAGGTCTTTGCATTTGATTGTAATGGATCCAGAAGACCCAGCAGGCCTAAATAAAGCACACATACGATCAACAAACTTTCCACTGTACATTGCATTGTCCAGACTTTAGTTTGAGCATCTGCAATGAAGTTCAGGGCTCAGGAAAAACAAGGCTTGGCAGtaataaactgaaaaagaaaaaaaaggtctttCTTAGCCAGCAAGTAGTTTGTAGTGTTTATCTAAAGCAGGAAGATAAAAGCACAGGACGGTCAATTCTCATACCATAAAACAAGTCTAGAAGTGTTTCCTAGAGGACTGTTAGTGTTGAGATTTTGGAGAAGCATTTCAATGCCTGTATCTTTTCTGTGTGATTTATGCACAGATGGCTATATCTACTGTTCCACTTTGGATAGTGTGGATTTTAATGACAAGATATCCATTTCGTGAAAGGATTTCACTTTGTGAGTCATCAAAGTTTTGTTCATGCTGAGGATTCCTGACATGATCAAACGTTCATTGACCCTACCTCTTTTTTAAACAGATTCTAAACATGCAGTGAATGTGAGTTAACGATCTGTATCTCTGTCATGTGTTCTTCACCCTTGCAGTTCAGTAAATGAATCAGGTAGCCATATCCATACACAAAAGATTCACCAAAACCAAGTGAGATGTGAACTGTGCTCTCATTTTataaccatttaaaaaatgtaaagcattttAACTTTGAAcaacttttttaatttgaacaccAGCATATATGCAGGATGTGCCCAGAATGTAACTGCCATATTTCAAAAATAACTGGTTGTCAGAAACTCATGACCCTTTGAGAACTGTAGAGCCATGAGTATCTATTCCAgagataagaaataaaaaacgttTAGATGGAGGCTAAATACCAATGCAAGAGGGTACTGGGTTAGTTTTGTTAAATCCTACTGAAAAAGGTATCttgctaaaatatttaacaaactaGGAAAAATGATATGTTTGCAGAATGTTTTGATATATGCTGTGGGAAtggaaaaaatatcaaaaactGTTCAGCAGAGTGAAGGTCGGGTAACGGATCCAAAGAGGAGAGTAACCAGGAGCTTGTGTAGCACAGTATACTGTTGAAACTTCACAGCATGAAGGCAGTATCTGACATCTTCACCGCTGTTGTAACTGAACCTCACAGGAGCATGCACTCAGCTTATCAGCTTTTCAGGCTTAACACTGAGCAGACAGCTATTGCTTAATGCAGCGTACCAGTTGCCAAAGCACAATGCGGTCTTGTAACAGGCAGACAGGTAAAGCAGACGcaagggaaggaaaaaaaagacacacgTCTTCATATCCGACCTTTCACACTGGCCAGACTTCCTAAGCAGGTGGCCTGGGTATCCCACTAGATTCTCAACACTGATCAGGGAGAGACAACAGGTTAGTGCCCTGGGGTTagtgacacagagacacagtggACATCTCAGGCTCCTGAGGGGCTCTTGAGAGCCGGGATGATTATACAGTAAAGCTTTTTCACTGCGTTTGAACTGTTTCTTGCATTTGTGAAGTATCCTGCACCCCAGAGTAAATTGTCTAGAGCCACAGTTTGCACACCAGCTGTGAAGAGTCACCACAGGTGGGGCAGATTCTGATCAGAGTCGCCAGAAGCATCATGGAACAATCAGCCACATTAAAATGGTACCTGGGAAACTAATACTGGCCCAGATTCAATGGTCTGCTGCAATCTGTTCCATTTCTGTCAGGGTGGTGACTCCACACTGAGTGTCACTCTCAGTGTTGGTTCTCagattaatatatactgtataataaaaacatttatattatttattacaaaaTTGTAATAACTGTCCAATTTCTTAACTCCAATCATTATGAGCTCTTGCACAGCAGACAATTAAACTTGGGTCAGTATTACCAGAACCAGGAAATATGACCAGGAAACTGATAAGTGTTTTAGAATCATTCAGTGGTGTTAGAACACATGGGCTTAGCTTCAGGGAAGAAGAGATCACTTTACACCATTATCGCTTCATCACCCTCATGTCTTACATGCTGTATGGTCAATTtcagtgtgtatgttttctcttttattctGTCTAAATCAGGCTTGACAGACTCTGTTCCTGGAGGTCCTAGCATCTTCAGGATTTTGTTCCACCTCTCTCAGTTACGccactaattatttaattaacagtGAACACCTCCAGGCAGGATTGAAGTTGTGTTAACTGGACTGTTACTAAAGTGTGTTTTCTTCAGTGATCAGCTGTAAACcaccttcagaaaaaaaaaagatctaatcaacaaaataaataggttAATTGCTTGATGGACTTCTTGAGCTGTACTAAAACCCAGAGGACACTAGGCCCTCCAGGAATTTAGTTTCCATCCCTGTTCTAACCTACAGAATCTCAGCAAAATAATAAGAGCTTATAAAGACCCTCTCCGGGCTTGATGAGAGGGAATGCACAGGTAATTAAATGAGTTTCACAAGGTTGCAGTGTTCATTTACAGAGTCGTGTTATCTGGTGGGGAAATGTGACAAAACCTCCTTGCTTACCCTCCTCTGCTTCAGGTTAGAGAAGCtgttcttttaaagcaaatgaATGAATTAGTtgattcatgtactgtagctgcggTCAACAGCAcatgttctttgtgtgtgtagAAAACAGGCCACATGAAATTAAATAGGGGAAAGGCTTCAGCATTAAAGTCAGTACCTCACCAGCAGATTACTGAATGGGCTCATACAACACTCAGCATACTTTATACAAACAATGCCAGCATTTCTTCATCCTGTTCCAGATGAGCTCAAACAGGAAACTTTCCAGCAGTCAAATCCTGTTTCTTTGCtctgtgtttgaaaacagaCCCATCCTTCTATTATGTAGTTTGTAAAGAAACATAAGAGATTTCCGACCTGATATCACTCAAGGCAGTGATCATATTTTAAGAACTTCATTGTGTTTGCACAAGTAGTCATTTAATTTATGGCAAATGATTTGCTGtagttttaatgtacagtatgactgtAGTCAGATTTAGTGTTTAACTGTTTAACTCTGAAGTAACCAAACTCCAGTTATATCTACCTATACCACGTCTGTCTGGAATAGGTTTGATGAACTGATCATTGGTTTACAGTTTCCACTGTAAGTGCTGAAATTAATGGAGAGTCTGTTTTAGTCTACCACTGATATGTTTCAAGGTGCAaaattatatttcagttttccaGCACTAATGCAGCAAAAGACTTTGAACTAAATTTGATGGATTGTGCTCTTGACCAGAAACAGCCTATCAGCTAACTAACTGAGACACTAaaggacaccctgactgacttgGCTGACATGGTGATGGTCACAAACTCACACTCTGCCTCCTGTACAGTGACTGCCTCACACACGGCCTTACTGACTCACACAATGAGTGCCTCACACACTGACTGCCTCACACACTGCCTTACTGCCTCACACACTGACTgcctcacacacagacaaactcaCACACTGTCTTAATACCTCACACAATGACTGACTGACTCATACATTGACTGACTACCTCACGCACTGACTAACATACTGACCGCCTCACACATTGACCTCCTCACACTCTGCCTTTCAACCTAAGACACTAACAGACTGCCTCAAACACTGTCTTAATGCCTCACACACTGAGTGTATGCTCAAGGGAAAACAAGACCATTCTAATGCAGAAAGGAAAAGGCGTCCCATTTCTGCATTAAAATATATGTCTGCATGTTTAGTTTGGAAGGACTCCCAAGTCACTAAGTCATTAAAGAAGTAATGGAGAAACCCTTAAGCCATGAagacaaacagaactgtgtgttTACTTTAAGTGTGGATTCAGTTTTACAATAGCAATAAGCAAATTGAAAACAATCCAGCTCATTTGAAAGGTTTATAGACAGTAAACAGCCCAGGGCAGAGTCTTATAAAAAACATGATCTATTAGCTTTTCAATCCCCTTCATATGATATACCTAGGCGCTTGTTAGCTCTTTTACCCTTTGCACAATCTTATCTTTCCAGCGTAGTCTTACACTTGCCAAGCGTGTTTACCAAGGGTTTTGGAGAAATCGCGTAGCTGCTAAAGTCTGATATTTTGTAACAGTGCTATCTAGTTTCTCTTTTTACCCCCTATTTCCAAATCtggtttcatttctgttttgaaacagcaaaaaaaaacaaaacaaaacaaactaaaatgtttttttatccctttaaattaaatatcatttttCATATCAGAACGCATCTGTTGTTATGACTGTGTGGTTCACAAGCAATACTGCGACAGTCAGTCAATACTTTCTAAGCAAATGAATCGACCGGATTCTTCTCTCAAGCCTCTGGTACTCGCCTTTTCTCCACAGCATCGACGTTCCTCAGGAGAAGCAGAAGCTCCACGCTGCTTTCTCCGTCCCTAGCGGACAGTAAGAGGTGGTGTCCGGTCACGCACAGCGTCCCCTTCACGGGAGGGTGAAACGGTCGTGTCAGGACCACGTCCTCCACGTTGGCCGTCTTGATCAGCTCCGAGAACTCCATGGCAGGCCGGCTCGGGCGAGGCGCTGTCAGGCGGGGGCTGCAGGACCAGCGCAGGACGCATGTAGCCAGTCAGCGCAGGCACTGAGCTGCGCGCCGAGCGCACTGTCTCGCAACGCGAAGTAATCTTGCTCCAAAAGTATATCCGCCCCCCTCCCCCGCCACCTtgcaaaaccaaaaccaaaagaatatCCGCATATTTTATCCCAGGCACAGAGCTTTCCATCTTTTTGAAGCGCCAGTGGCCTCGAGTAGCCGTGCTCCAAAGATGGCCATTTTTGTCCCGTTGAGCCAAAGTCAAGATATAAGAAAAGGGAGTCCAATCTCTCGCTTTCTTGTATGGttctttaaagaaaaggaaGTGAGTGCCCTGCTGCAGATCTTGTGCAACCTCCGACTGTCCGCACTCAGAAGCGACATAGGTGCCACACGCTGAGCGCGGCGAAGCTCCACACCGACAGGAAACGGGTTTCTTGCTCGAGCAGTCAGCTGGGCGAGCTCTCGGTCGCTCGCTCGGCGGTGGAAGCGAGCTGCGAGGGTCACGAAAACAGGGGGCGCTTGCCTACAGAGGTATTCGATCTTCTTCAGGAAGGGTTGTGATCAATTTCACAGCCAGGGTGACGTAAACACCCACCCACTCGAAACCAGAACTATTCCCCTGGACCGTTGTCCTTAGGACAGCGTGAGCATTGCAGGGACACTGGAAATTGATCAGCTACCAATCTTcttcgtcatcatcatcatcatcatcattaataattataatctgACGTTGTGGTGCGGGGCATTTGTAGACGTTTGGTTTGCTCAGACGGTGATGCGGGCAGGTTGGATGTCCTGGACACGGGACCTTTGCTGAAAATCAGCCCGGCTGCAGGATGTCAGGCTGGATCCTTAGTCGCTTAGCCCTATTAACACACCGGCAGCCCTCTCTCTGGACTCTTTTCCTGTAAAGGAATCCGTTTTGATCAGTTTTGATTCAGACTGAATTGAGTTTCGCCCTTCGCAAAGCGGAAATAGCTTTTATTGATAATAATGAAGGAAAAAGGACCACCGACTGTCTTTATTACGGTTTATCGCTAGGTTCGATGCTTTTGTGCATTGAAAGATGTTCATTTTATGAACGTATAGCTGCTAGCCCTCTCATTCAATAAGAAATGTTAAAGTAGCACACAGGTATAGTCACAAGGGGGTGCTATTTGTCTATTTAACCAGGCACCTTACTTCTCAAGTGACATATAACCTCGGTCCTGCCCACAATTTCCGTACCTACATTTCTAATGTGCGAGTTAACAGGCACCTGTCGAACCATGCGGAAATGTCGCAGGCTGGAAATCCGGAATGTACCCATGCATAAAGCAATGTGCCCATCTTTTTTAAACTATACTTGAGTTGTTTGCGTTTTTTAAATTCCATGTACCTGTCTGTTTAGTTTCCAGTTTTATCTGCTGTGTCAGCGAGTTACCTAAACCCACTGTTGCCGCGTTTGTTACTGGAAATGTTTGGGTGTTTGAACACACATAGGGAGAAAGATGTTCGCGGTTGTCTTTAATTTTTGAACGCCAGTCCTGAAGATCATTCTTTCCCCTGAGATTTAGAGACGAACAATGATTGTCCGTCTATTGCAGGTCAAACCTAAAAATCGCACCAGCTTGTAACCCTGATTCACCACTGCAGTTCGTCTTGGCCCTTGTGAAAATAGCGTATAGTTGACCTACAGGCTTCTCTGCAGACCTGTAACATTTCTGTCGAACTAGTAAGACTGTTTCTAAGAGTCCACTCGCAAGGTTTGTGTCTAGGGGCGCttttagaagaaaaagaaagtattCAGTAGTTCACCTTACGTTGTTTATTAAATGAGATTCAAATGGATTTTCATTTACGGTGCCATAAATACGTTTATGCTATCATACTTTTATGAATGGTGTGTCCTTTTGGATAAGCCTTTATCTTTATCTTTATTCACCTTTATTGTCCATTCAAAAGGGTGGaagcagcataaaaataaaataaaaaacaaataacactcaacagaaaataaatatgcgttaaaaacaaacaacagtccTAGACACGCAACAATACAATACCGACATCTCACTCTGCCCACTGTGTTGCTGTAATATTACACTAACATTACGTTCAACAGACAGCTTCGtacagaaaacaatcacttaGCTGCGTTTAATACTGCATATCGATTGCACAGGGAACAAAAGATTTCTAGTAGCCTCTTTTTGGCCTAAAACGCATTCCTGAAGGTAGCTGTTGAAAAGGTGTCGTCAATGATCAGCCGAGTTTTCCTTTGAGCTACAATATAATATCAGCTCTGTGGACGGCCACGTTTACTAGCAGTATTAACAATTCAGGCTCATTTCCTCTTGCCCTTAATGCTCAGGATACCTACCACACCATGATACCAAAGGTAAGGATGCTTTCTACTAACGTTCTctctaaaatgtttatattaaccCCCAAACACTTTAAACTTCCCGATTGAAACCATTGGCATTCTGTGGAAACGTTCAATGATTGTCCATTTGTGTTCCTAGGTATTTGAAACACTGAAGAGCCTCTACAGGGTGAGAGAGATTGTAAATCTAACATATTACTGTCACAAGTAGCCAGTTGCTTGGTTTTAtcaacattatacatatatgaaGCGCGCCTGACTGACGCCGCCTTTCTAGTTTACTGATCTGTTCAGAGTAATTCTCCACCCCTTCTCTATCATCCTCGGTAAACAGTCCTGCCGGGCCATATCGTCTGCGTACTTAAACTTCACAGAAGTCCCCTACAGTGAAGAGAAATGTTTCTGGAATCGTTTACAACCCAGACTCACACAAAACGAGCTGAACAGATACATGTCTTCTAATGGTTTTTGATGAACACTAAATGTTTGTATGcgcacctttttttctttttacaaatgaCTGTGTCCCATTGCTAATTTAACGATAAGATCTACCTGATGGCACATCCCGAGCCTATTAAACGCAATGGAAAACCGTAGCAGTAAGGAGGTTAAGCATTATTTACTTAACATAATGCATGCAATATTTATAATCTCCGCAGGAAAGTGTAACGTCGGGGAACCTGGAGGCTAACATTTATTTGTTAATTAGCTGAAATAACAACCGCTAACAGAAGGCTGTCGGTCGACTTACTTCCCTAGTTACGTTATCTCTATTCCCTTTCGCTCCGGCTCGCTTCCTCTAGACAGAAACAGGGGCGGCTCCGCAGAGCTATAAAAATAATGGGAATCTGACAGCACCTCCGACTTAAGTAACAGTTATCCTCCCAGGGCAAACGGCGAAGTGACTGACAGCAAGAGGACTCTCAGTACAGGACCGAGCGACTCCGCTGGAGAACTGAGTTCTTGGCTCAGATGTCGCACACGATGGAGTTCAAAGAGCTCGGAGGCGAGGGGGATTCAGACGGGGAGCTGGAGGACTTGGACAGCGTTAAAGCGCTGACCGAGAAGCTCAAGCTCCAAACCCGGCGACCCTCCTATCTGGAGTGGAAGGAGAGGCTGCAGAGCCGGCCTTGGAAACGGGGCACCCGCGAGCAGAGCGGAACCGAGCCGCAGAGCGGGACCGAGCCGCAGCGCGGCGCCGGCGTGGGGTACCGAGCTGGAGAGGAGACGCGCCCGGACCTCGGAGGCTGCAAGAAcagggactcccgcgtcactgtGAGGAACATCTGCGGTTTTGACACGCTGGATGATGCCCTGGACTGGCTCAGAAAAGAACTGGTAAGCGCCTGTTCGCGGATACATTCCCACCTGCTGGCGAGCTGGTTTCTCTCCAGTTCACACCTCTACTTGCCTTTAAATCAGCCGGTTTTGTGGAGTGTGTTCTCGGTTCAGCTGTCTTACCTCGTCGGTATACCGCGTCTTAACCTGACAGCTTCATTGCATTGGTGGAATGAACAAGAAGAATTACTGTGTTATTTTTGAACCCGTGCGCATTGCACGTTTAATCGATAAAAGTCTGGGATATTAACCTTTTCCAAAGCAGTGTAAACAAATGCTGTTTCATGTGGTAACATGCTGCACCTGTAACATCAAGGGCGTGTAAAGATGTGAAGTGCGAGGCTTTACTATATATATCTTCTAAACGTCAGATCTCACCTGGTTGTACtcaacttttgtctttttttctgtgaacgTAAGAGGGGAATTTAAATGTCACCCTGTAGGCAAACACCTGTTTAGACTGGTGGGTCACCTCCAAAGTTCACGTCCTAAATACAGCGTGATGTCTTAGATTGACGCTTCTCTGGATAGGAAAACGTTTCTGAGGTACACAGGAACCTTAACCCCAAAACTCCGATTATGTTAAAAACTGTAagcaatacaaataaaacaataccTGGCAGTACATGCAGAAACGCTTTTGTTGCGCGTTGTTTCAACTTTGCTTCGAGATGAatagtttttttcatttaaaaatgttaggtCCGTTTTGatgaaagggaaaagaaaattagttttttttttttattttggttaacTTTTTGATCCGC from Lepisosteus oculatus isolate fLepOcu1 chromosome 11, fLepOcu1.hap2, whole genome shotgun sequence includes:
- the fam167b gene encoding protein FAM167B; translation: MSHTMEFKELGGEGDSDGELEDLDSVKALTEKLKLQTRRPSYLEWKERLQSRPWKRGTREQSGTEPQSGTEPQRGAGVGYRAGEETRPDLGGCKNRDSRVTVRNICGFDTLDDALDWLRKELREMQVQDDQLARQLMKLRGDIHRLKVEQVCHRHREMLDDATYGLEECGEESDLLCDIPLKAAFALSMPLKHIGLTKMNINARRFSLC